The sequence TCGGCCACGCGCGCGTGCTGCGGCCAAAGGCGAGGACGGAACGATTCTGGCTTCGGCGCGGGCGGCGCGCGATGCTGCTTCCGTTCCCTCCGCAGCAGGTTCGGCGCGGCAGCCGCAGTTCAGCGCCGAGGAGTCGCTGGCGGAGTTGAAGGAGCTGGCGAGCAGCGCGGGCGCCGCGGTGGTGGGGGAGTTTCTCCAGCACAAGGACAAGCCCGATCCGGCAACGCTGATCGGACGCGGTAAGCTACAGGAGATCGCGGGGGCGGCGGCGATGTCCAGCGCCGACCTGATCATCTTCGATCACGACCTTTCGCCGTCGCAGCAGCGCAACATTGAAAATGAAGTGAAGCCGCGGGTGATCGACCGCACCCAGCTCATCCTCGACATCTTTGCCCGGCACGCGCGCACGCGCGAAGGCCAGTTGCAGGTGGAACTGGCGCAGTTGCAGTACCGGCTGCCGCGGCTAACGGGACGCGGGGTGGAGATGTCGCAACTGGGCGGCGGCATCGGCACGCGCGGCCCGGGTGAAACGCAGCTCGAAACCGACCGGCGAAAAATCTTCCGGCGCATCCGGCACATCGAGGAACGACTGGAGAACGTGCGCAAGATCCGGACACAACAGCGGCAGAGACGGGAATCCGTGCCGGTGGCGACGGTGGCGCTGGTGGGCTACACCAACGCCGGAAAATCCACGCTGTTCAACGCGCTGACGCAGGCGGGAGTGCTGGAGTCGCCGAAGATGTTTGCCACGCTCGACCCGACCCTGCGCGGCGTGACGCTGCCGTCGCGGCGCAAGGCGCTGCTGTCGGACACGGTGGGATTCATCAGGAATCTGCCGCACACGCTGGTGTCGGCGTTTCGCGCGACGCTGGAAGAAGTGCAGCGGGCGGCGCTGATCCTGCAGGTCTCGGACGCGACCAGTCCCATCCGCCAGGAGCAGGAGGCGCAGGTGGAGAAGGTGCTGCAGGAGCTGGGGTCGGAGAAGAAGCCGCGGCTGCGCGTAGTCAACAAGATTGACGCGCTCACCTCGAAGGAGCGCGAGCACCTGCGGGACGACGCGCACACGGTACACGTGTCGGCGCTGCAGGGTCTGGGGCTGGGGACGCTGCTGGACCGGATTGACCAGGCGCTGGAGGAGGATCCGCTGCGGCAGGTGCATTTACAGGTGCCGCAATCGGAAGGCAAGGCGCTGGCCATGCTGGAAGCGGGAGCGCGGATTTATTCGCGGCAGTACCGGGATGGAGTAGTGGAGCTAGAGGCGCAGGCGCCGGAGTCAGTGATGCGGAAGGTGCGAAAGTTTATTGTGGGGTAGCAAGGGAAGCGGATGAATCGCGATTTCACACTAAGCCCACTGCTTCGGATCAGCTACTCTACTGCGATGTCTCCGCCGCCGACAATCGTCCTAACCTCGCTGCTTACGTGGGCCAACAATTCGCAGAAGACCTTTTTGTCATCTCGAATTGAAGGACGAACCGGAAACCGTCTTCGTTGGCGGGTTTTGAGTGTCTGGAAACCTAAATGGGCCAGCGATCAAGAAGCGGTGACATTTCCTTGACCACGGGCCCATTCGACCCTGAATCGGATCGGAGGTGATATCTATATGCTAACCCTCCGGCGGCGAAAGTCAAGCTAAAGCGCAGGTTTTTGCACATGTCGCGGGGCGGGTCCGGAGATTGCCCGCGCCGGATTCGAGAAATTTCCCATGGGTTTAACAGCGGGGCGTGGCCACGCAGCGGAAGTCGGGCAAAATCAAGCAAATGCGCGTTGACAGCCGCTCTGGCGCGATGCTACTTTTGACAA is a genomic window of Terriglobia bacterium containing:
- the hflX gene encoding GTPase HflX — protein: MGLDYRPRARAAAKGEDGTILASARAARDAASVPSAAGSARQPQFSAEESLAELKELASSAGAAVVGEFLQHKDKPDPATLIGRGKLQEIAGAAAMSSADLIIFDHDLSPSQQRNIENEVKPRVIDRTQLILDIFARHARTREGQLQVELAQLQYRLPRLTGRGVEMSQLGGGIGTRGPGETQLETDRRKIFRRIRHIEERLENVRKIRTQQRQRRESVPVATVALVGYTNAGKSTLFNALTQAGVLESPKMFATLDPTLRGVTLPSRRKALLSDTVGFIRNLPHTLVSAFRATLEEVQRAALILQVSDATSPIRQEQEAQVEKVLQELGSEKKPRLRVVNKIDALTSKEREHLRDDAHTVHVSALQGLGLGTLLDRIDQALEEDPLRQVHLQVPQSEGKALAMLEAGARIYSRQYRDGVVELEAQAPESVMRKVRKFIVG